A single genomic interval of Adhaeribacter pallidiroseus harbors:
- a CDS encoding succinate dehydrogenase/fumarate reductase iron-sulfur subunit, with product MNLTLRVWRQKNANSPGQLVTYNANNISPDMSFLEMIDVVNEDLTIKGEDPIAFDHDCREGICGMCSMYINGRAHGPEKGTTTCQLHMRKFNDGETITIEPWRANAFTINKDLSTDRSALDRIQQAGGYISVNTGGVPDANEIPIPKNIADKAFDAATCIQCGACVAACKNASAMLFVSAKVSQLALLPQGKVERKTRVENMLAQHDAEGFGACSNIGSCAAECPVGISLENIAILNREYLGAKLTSENVG from the coding sequence ATGAACCTGACGCTTCGGGTGTGGCGCCAAAAAAATGCAAATTCGCCAGGTCAACTGGTTACTTATAATGCCAATAACATTTCTCCCGATATGTCTTTCCTGGAAATGATCGACGTGGTAAACGAAGATCTAACTATTAAAGGCGAAGACCCGATTGCTTTTGACCACGACTGTCGTGAAGGTATTTGCGGCATGTGCAGCATGTACATCAATGGCAGGGCCCATGGCCCCGAAAAGGGGACTACTACCTGCCAGTTGCACATGCGTAAATTTAACGATGGCGAAACCATTACCATTGAGCCGTGGCGCGCTAATGCTTTCACCATTAACAAAGATTTAAGTACCGACAGATCGGCGTTAGATCGAATCCAGCAGGCGGGCGGTTACATCTCAGTTAACACCGGTGGGGTACCCGATGCGAACGAAATTCCGATTCCGAAAAATATTGCCGATAAAGCTTTTGATGCGGCTACTTGTATCCAGTGCGGTGCTTGCGTGGCAGCTTGTAAAAACGCTTCGGCTATGTTATTCGTGAGCGCCAAAGTATCGCAGTTAGCTTTATTACCGCAAGGTAAAGTAGAGCGCAAAACCCGCGTCGAAAATATGCTGGCCCAGCACGATGCCGAAGGTTTTGGTGCCTGCTCCAACATTGGTTCCTGCGCCGCCGAGTGTCCAGTAGGTATTTCCCTGGAAAATATTGCTATCCTGAACCGGGAATACCTGGGAGCTAAATTAACTTCCGAAAACGTAGGTTAA
- a CDS encoding succinate dehydrogenase cytochrome b subunit, whose amino-acid sequence MSWLTKTFSSTIGRKVIMSLTGLFLCSFLVVHLIGNLQLFKNDGGEAFNVYSEFMGHNPVIRTLEIVLLLGFAFHIYDALVLTRRNQSARSVKYAVNHLDQNSNWSSRNMGLLGTVILVFLLVHLYNFFWRARFGDIPADPRGNEDLYGVVVESFQIWWYVLLYVIAQAALCFHLIHGFASAFQTLGLNHRKYTPAIKAVSYGFSILVCLGFAAMPLYFFFQS is encoded by the coding sequence ATGAGTTGGCTCACGAAAACATTCTCCAGTACCATTGGCCGGAAAGTGATTATGTCCCTAACCGGGCTGTTTCTCTGTTCTTTCCTGGTGGTACACTTAATCGGCAACTTACAATTATTTAAAAATGACGGCGGCGAGGCGTTCAACGTTTATTCCGAGTTTATGGGGCATAACCCCGTTATCCGGACCTTGGAAATTGTGCTTTTGCTGGGTTTCGCTTTTCACATCTACGACGCTTTGGTGCTCACCCGGCGTAATCAAAGCGCTCGTTCGGTAAAATACGCCGTGAATCATTTAGATCAGAACAGTAACTGGTCGTCGCGGAACATGGGCCTTTTAGGCACGGTTATCCTGGTTTTTCTGCTGGTACATTTGTATAACTTTTTCTGGCGCGCCCGCTTCGGCGATATACCCGCTGACCCGCGGGGCAACGAAGATTTATATGGCGTAGTAGTCGAGTCGTTTCAGATCTGGTGGTACGTGTTATTATACGTTATTGCGCAGGCGGCTTTATGTTTCCACTTAATTCACGGCTTTGCGAGTGCTTTCCAGACCTTAGGTTTAAACCACCGCAAGTATACCCCGGCCATTAAAGCGGTGAGCTACGGCTTTTCTATTTTGGTTTGCCTAGGCTTTGCCGCCATGCCGCTTTACTTTTTCTTTCAGAGTTAA
- a CDS encoding fumarate reductase/succinate dehydrogenase flavoprotein subunit — protein sequence MTLDARIPEGPLAAKWEQHKFNVKLVNPANKRKYDIIVVGTGLAGASAAATLAELGYNVKAFCYQDSARRAHSIAAQGGINAAKNYQNDGDSVYRLFYDTIKGGDYRAREANVYRLAQVSVNIIDQCVAQGVPFAREYGGLLANRSFGGAQVSRTFYARGQTGQQLLLGAYSALNRQIAYGKVKMYPRTEMLDLVMVDGKARGIITRHLITGKIERHSAHAVILATGGYGNVFYLSTNAMGSNTTAIWRAHKKGAYFANPCFTQIHPTCIPVSGEYQSKLTLMSESLRNDGRVWVPKAVGDKRAPQDISEEERDYFLERKYPSFGNLVPRDVASRNAKQACDEGRGVGSTGLAVYLDFADAIQRDGLDKVSQKYGNLFDMYAKITGENPYESPMRIYPAVHYTMGGLWVDYNLMTSIPGLYATGECNFSDHGANRLGASALMQGLADGYFVIPYTIGDYLAQMKTEKVPTDHPAFNQAEQEVVSRVNRFLNTKGTKTVDQYHKELGLLMWDYCGMARNAEGLRFAKQKISELKADFWQNVRVLGANEELNMTLEKAGRVADFIELGELMVDDALHRNESCGGHFREEYQTPENEALRDDENFAYVAAWEYTGDNQPENLHKEALNFENVKLTQRSYK from the coding sequence ATGACATTAGATGCTAGAATCCCCGAAGGCCCTTTAGCCGCCAAGTGGGAACAACATAAATTTAACGTGAAGCTGGTAAACCCGGCTAACAAACGAAAATACGATATAATTGTAGTGGGTACCGGTTTGGCGGGTGCTTCGGCCGCGGCCACCCTGGCCGAGTTAGGTTACAACGTAAAAGCTTTTTGCTACCAGGATAGCGCCCGTCGGGCGCACAGTATTGCGGCGCAGGGTGGTATTAACGCGGCCAAAAATTACCAAAACGACGGTGACAGCGTGTACCGTTTGTTTTACGATACCATTAAAGGCGGTGACTACCGCGCCCGCGAAGCCAACGTGTACCGGCTGGCGCAGGTTTCGGTAAATATTATTGACCAGTGCGTGGCGCAAGGTGTACCGTTTGCCCGCGAGTACGGTGGCTTACTGGCTAACCGCTCGTTTGGGGGGGCGCAGGTTTCGCGTACGTTCTACGCCCGGGGCCAAACCGGTCAGCAGTTGTTATTAGGGGCGTATAGCGCGCTTAACCGGCAAATTGCCTACGGTAAAGTAAAAATGTACCCGCGTACCGAAATGTTGGATTTAGTAATGGTGGACGGCAAGGCCCGCGGCATTATTACCCGTCATTTAATTACCGGTAAAATAGAAAGACATAGCGCCCACGCGGTTATTCTGGCTACGGGTGGTTACGGCAACGTATTCTACTTGTCAACCAACGCCATGGGTTCCAATACCACGGCTATCTGGCGGGCCCATAAAAAAGGCGCTTACTTTGCCAATCCGTGCTTTACCCAAATTCACCCCACCTGTATTCCGGTTTCCGGCGAGTATCAGTCTAAATTAACTTTAATGTCGGAATCGTTGCGGAACGATGGCCGGGTGTGGGTACCGAAAGCCGTAGGTGACAAGCGGGCGCCGCAGGACATTTCGGAAGAAGAACGCGATTACTTCCTGGAACGCAAATACCCTTCGTTTGGTAACCTGGTGCCGCGCGACGTGGCATCCCGGAACGCCAAACAAGCCTGCGACGAAGGCCGGGGCGTAGGTTCTACGGGCTTAGCCGTTTACCTTGATTTCGCCGATGCGATTCAGCGCGACGGTCTGGATAAGGTAAGCCAGAAATATGGTAACCTGTTTGATATGTACGCCAAGATCACCGGCGAAAATCCGTACGAATCGCCGATGCGTATCTATCCGGCAGTGCATTATACCATGGGTGGCTTGTGGGTGGATTATAACTTAATGACTTCCATTCCGGGCTTATACGCTACGGGTGAGTGTAACTTCTCCGACCACGGCGCTAACCGCTTAGGAGCTTCGGCTCTGATGCAAGGTTTGGCGGATGGCTATTTTGTAATTCCGTACACCATCGGTGATTACTTGGCCCAGATGAAAACCGAGAAAGTACCAACAGATCATCCGGCCTTTAACCAAGCGGAACAAGAAGTAGTAAGCCGGGTAAACCGGTTTCTGAACACTAAGGGTACCAAAACCGTGGATCAATACCACAAAGAATTAGGTTTACTCATGTGGGATTACTGCGGCATGGCCCGGAATGCGGAAGGTTTACGATTTGCCAAGCAAAAAATTAGCGAGTTAAAAGCTGATTTTTGGCAGAACGTGCGGGTGTTAGGTGCTAACGAAGAGTTAAACATGACCCTGGAAAAAGCGGGTCGCGTAGCTGACTTTATTGAACTGGGCGAGTTGATGGTGGACGATGCTTTGCACCGGAACGAATCCTGCGGTGGTCACTTCCGGGAAGAATACCAAACGCCGGAAAACGAGGCTTTGCGCGACGATGAGAATTTTGCCTACGTTGCGGCATGGGAATATACCGGCGATAACCAACCGGAAAACCTGCACAAAGAGGCCTTAAATTTCGAAAATGTGAAGCTGACGCAGCGGAGCTATAAGTAA
- a CDS encoding T9SS type B sorting domain-containing protein, whose translation MQTNLPSKTVIAVFCFLLLVCCLSFPIHVQATHIRAGEITAKSDTTLPVANRNPLRYFFKLVQYADSRSPADNEFAMVSFGDGTFTAEPGAKRVHKDLIRPDTYRNVYYFEHIYSGPGPYTLVYFEVNRSTNVINMTNSQEQDFVLKTTITIDLFEPINHTPQLPVPPLDFATIGQIFVHNPGAFDADGDSLAFRLSPSQQNLNDELENPVIRDVFGFQYPNNYGGTALPNPPGGPPTFTIDAQTGQLTWNSPGRAGDYNVAFYVEEWRDGRKLGEVLRDMQIRVLPTDNRPPVLNQKDLCVIAGTTISETITATDPDPGNILKIEAFGGFLPPALFSQINNNNGLFSWQTTCTDVRAKPYQVVFRAVDNAAVPLADLKPWNIRVIGPSPTGFTAQIEGGGIRLNWDRYQCQGAEKLYIYRKEGESNFVPEVCVTGVPASTGFVRIGEVNKDQVTFYDNGIAGGLKRGQTYCYTVYAAWPAPGKGESLAAVPACVILPDDVPLLTKVSVTETSTTTGKILVEWTKPSEVTGLTSPLQYRLSRAEGQVGTIAAYTPVFQTNNLDELTFTDTNLNTEELAYTYKIELFHSPGGTAALVDTASPGSSVRLSTSSESKAITLNWTYRVPWDNTARKHLIYRQVGNAFILIDSVDATVNSGTYVDRGTYNNQPLVENQEYCYYVITKGRYSNPRLPNLLPNNSQISCVLFEDVTAPCPPVLSLNELNCDQLTDEAPIQNLLTWVPNVTPPCSPDIAYYTIYYKASLLSEYDSIGFTTPEITTFTHQNLLSFAGCYVVTATDASGNESVVSNEVCKENSCFYFSLPNIFTPNGDNKNDVFKPDEKRPSFIKATKFAVFNRWGAKLYESNADPRINWAGVDKDGSRVPDGVYYYQAEVEFYALDPQNARKTYKGWVEIIR comes from the coding sequence ATGCAAACAAACTTACCCTCCAAAACGGTAATAGCAGTTTTTTGCTTTTTGTTACTCGTTTGTTGCTTATCCTTTCCTATCCATGTACAGGCTACTCACATCCGGGCCGGGGAAATTACCGCTAAAAGCGACACTACTTTGCCGGTTGCAAACCGGAATCCACTGCGGTATTTTTTTAAATTAGTACAATACGCAGATTCTAGATCTCCCGCCGATAATGAATTCGCAATGGTGAGCTTTGGCGATGGCACCTTTACAGCAGAGCCAGGGGCTAAACGGGTGCATAAAGATTTAATCAGACCCGATACTTACCGCAATGTGTATTATTTTGAACATATTTATTCCGGCCCTGGTCCTTATACCCTCGTTTATTTTGAAGTAAACCGGAGTACCAACGTGATAAATATGACTAATTCTCAGGAGCAGGATTTTGTTTTAAAAACCACTATTACTATTGATTTATTCGAGCCGATTAATCATACCCCACAACTCCCGGTTCCTCCCTTAGACTTTGCCACCATTGGGCAAATTTTTGTGCATAATCCGGGGGCTTTTGATGCTGATGGCGATAGCTTGGCTTTTCGGTTATCTCCTTCTCAGCAAAACCTAAATGATGAGTTAGAAAACCCCGTTATAAGAGATGTATTTGGTTTTCAATACCCGAATAACTATGGCGGTACGGCCTTGCCTAATCCGCCAGGAGGTCCGCCCACCTTTACCATTGATGCCCAAACGGGGCAGTTAACCTGGAATTCGCCTGGGCGAGCCGGTGATTATAATGTGGCATTTTACGTAGAAGAATGGCGCGATGGCCGTAAGCTGGGGGAGGTACTCCGCGATATGCAGATCCGGGTTTTACCTACAGATAATCGGCCACCGGTACTTAACCAAAAAGATCTGTGCGTTATTGCCGGCACCACGATTAGCGAAACCATTACGGCAACTGACCCCGATCCGGGAAATATTTTAAAAATTGAAGCCTTTGGTGGCTTTTTACCGCCCGCTCTGTTTAGTCAAATCAATAACAACAACGGCCTGTTTAGCTGGCAGACCACTTGCACGGACGTACGGGCCAAGCCTTACCAGGTTGTTTTCAGAGCAGTGGATAACGCGGCTGTTCCCTTGGCAGATTTAAAGCCTTGGAACATCCGGGTAATTGGTCCTTCGCCGACCGGCTTTACGGCCCAGATTGAAGGCGGCGGCATCCGGCTGAATTGGGACAGATACCAGTGCCAAGGGGCCGAGAAGTTGTACATCTACCGCAAAGAAGGCGAGTCGAACTTTGTACCGGAAGTATGCGTGACGGGGGTGCCGGCTTCCACGGGATTTGTACGCATCGGGGAAGTGAATAAAGACCAGGTTACTTTTTACGACAACGGCATTGCCGGCGGATTAAAGCGGGGCCAGACTTATTGCTACACGGTTTACGCGGCCTGGCCTGCTCCGGGTAAAGGCGAAAGCTTGGCCGCTGTACCGGCCTGTGTAATACTGCCGGACGATGTGCCTTTATTAACCAAAGTTAGTGTAACCGAAACCTCCACTACTACCGGTAAAATTTTAGTAGAATGGACTAAACCAAGCGAAGTTACAGGGTTAACTTCTCCCTTGCAATATCGGCTTTCCCGCGCCGAAGGACAGGTAGGGACCATTGCTGCTTATACACCCGTATTTCAGACCAATAATCTGGATGAACTTACATTTACCGATACTAATTTGAATACCGAAGAACTGGCTTATACCTACAAAATAGAGTTGTTTCATTCGCCGGGTGGTACGGCTGCTTTGGTGGATACCGCTTCGCCGGGGTCGAGTGTACGGCTAAGCACTTCTTCGGAAAGTAAGGCCATAACATTAAACTGGACCTATCGGGTACCTTGGGATAATACCGCCCGCAAGCATTTAATCTACCGTCAGGTTGGTAACGCTTTTATCCTGATTGACAGCGTGGATGCGACTGTTAACAGCGGAACCTACGTGGACCGGGGTACCTATAATAACCAGCCGCTGGTAGAAAATCAAGAGTATTGTTACTATGTTATTACCAAAGGTCGCTACTCCAACCCAAGGCTCCCAAATTTATTGCCTAACAACAGCCAAATTTCTTGCGTGCTATTCGAGGATGTAACCGCACCGTGTCCACCGGTACTTAGTTTAAATGAATTAAATTGCGACCAGTTAACAGACGAAGCGCCTATTCAGAATTTGTTAACCTGGGTACCGAACGTAACCCCGCCTTGCAGTCCCGATATAGCTTATTACACTATTTATTACAAAGCTTCGCTCCTAAGCGAGTACGATTCTATCGGTTTCACGACCCCGGAAATTACCACCTTTACGCACCAAAACTTGCTTTCGTTTGCGGGGTGCTACGTAGTTACGGCTACGGATGCTTCGGGCAACGAGAGTGTGGTAAGTAACGAAGTTTGTAAAGAAAACAGCTGTTTTTACTTTAGTTTACCCAATATTTTTACCCCGAACGGTGATAACAAAAACGACGTGTTTAAACCCGACGAAAAACGGCCGAGTTTTATAAAAGCAACGAAGTTTGCGGTGTTTAACCGCTGGGGGGCCAAGCTCTACGAGAGCAACGCCGATCCGCGCATAAATTGGGCAGGAGTAGACAAGGACGGCAGCCGGGTACCGGATGGGGTATATTACTACCAGGCCGAAGTAGAATTCTACGCCTTAGATCCACAGAATGCCCGCAAAACTTACAAAGGCTGGGTGGAGATTATTCGGTAG
- a CDS encoding NADPH-dependent FMN reductase, translated as MITIISGTNRPRSNARVISDIYARLLDQRQMPNQILDLMDLPADFVFTALYHNAGKNDQYNELNKLIESTDKFVFVVPEYNASFPGVLKAFIDGLSYPDSFKNKKAALVGISTGSQGGALALSHLTDILHYMGMHVLAAKPRLNYISKSLANGELTNPLYESLLLEQIDSFINF; from the coding sequence ATGATCACCATTATATCCGGCACCAATCGTCCTCGTTCCAACGCCCGCGTAATTTCAGATATTTATGCCCGCTTGCTGGATCAACGCCAAATGCCCAACCAGATTCTGGATCTAATGGATTTACCGGCTGATTTTGTATTTACGGCCTTATACCACAATGCCGGCAAAAACGACCAGTATAATGAGTTAAATAAATTAATTGAAAGTACCGATAAGTTTGTTTTTGTAGTACCGGAGTACAATGCGTCTTTTCCGGGCGTGTTAAAAGCCTTTATTGATGGGTTAAGTTACCCGGACAGTTTCAAAAACAAAAAAGCCGCTTTAGTAGGAATATCCACCGGTTCGCAGGGAGGTGCTTTGGCACTCAGTCATCTCACGGATATTCTGCATTACATGGGCATGCACGTACTGGCCGCCAAGCCCCGGTTAAATTACATTTCCAAAAGCCTAGCCAACGGCGAACTCACCAACCCTTTATACGAAAGCTTATTACTCGAGCAAATCGATTCTTTTATCAATTTTTAG
- the htpG gene encoding molecular chaperone HtpG, with product MAEKGNISIHTENIFPIIKKFLYSDHEIFLRELVSNAVDASQKLKRLSAIGEYKGELGDLKVKVAVDKEARTITVSDNGIGMTAEEIKKYINQIAFSGATEFVEKYKDKPDANQIIGHFGLGFYSSFMVADTVEIITQSYQEGTTAAHWVCDGSTEFTITDTERAERGTDVVLNIAADSDEFLEEARIQTILNKYCKFLPVPVEFKGEVINNPNPIWTKSPSDLTDEDYKTFYKELYPFSEDPLFWIHLNVDYPFNLTGILYFPKLKNEFEFQKNKIQLYSRQVFITDEVKDVVPEFLMLLHGVIDSPDIPLNVSRSFLQADSNVKKINTYITKKVADKLADIFKKERENFQEKWNDINVFVKYGMLSDDKFYEKAKDFALLQNTDSKYFTIEEYKEYIQANQKDKSDNLVILYTSDEEKQHAFVESAKDRSYDVLKLDSMIDSHFIGMLEQKLEKVTLKRVDSDTIDKLIEKDETKESVLSEDEKTQLKEIYEKAINNTNMHVSIEPLSPQDQPVVITLPEFMRRMKDMSKTGGGGMLFMGNMPDTYNVSVNANHAINNRILSAQDDSKEKIAKQAFDLALLSQNMLTGPALTAFVKRSVELIEKD from the coding sequence ATGGCAGAAAAAGGTAATATTTCGATTCACACCGAAAATATTTTTCCGATCATTAAAAAATTCCTGTACTCCGATCACGAAATCTTTTTGCGCGAGCTGGTTTCTAACGCCGTAGATGCTTCGCAAAAACTGAAACGTTTATCGGCGATTGGCGAGTACAAAGGCGAACTCGGCGATTTAAAAGTAAAAGTAGCCGTGGATAAAGAAGCCCGCACTATTACCGTAAGTGATAACGGCATTGGGATGACGGCCGAAGAAATTAAAAAATACATTAACCAGATTGCGTTTTCCGGCGCTACCGAGTTCGTTGAAAAATACAAAGACAAACCCGACGCCAACCAGATTATCGGTCATTTTGGTTTAGGATTTTACTCGTCCTTTATGGTAGCCGATACCGTGGAAATTATCACGCAATCGTATCAGGAAGGGACTACCGCTGCCCATTGGGTTTGCGACGGTTCTACGGAATTTACCATTACCGATACCGAACGGGCCGAGCGTGGTACCGACGTTGTGTTGAACATTGCGGCCGATTCGGATGAGTTTTTAGAAGAAGCCCGCATCCAGACGATTCTGAATAAATACTGCAAATTCTTACCGGTACCGGTAGAGTTTAAAGGTGAGGTTATCAACAATCCCAACCCCATCTGGACCAAATCACCGTCGGATTTAACCGACGAAGATTACAAAACCTTCTACAAAGAACTGTATCCGTTCTCCGAAGACCCGCTGTTCTGGATTCATTTAAACGTAGATTATCCGTTTAACTTAACCGGTATTCTGTATTTCCCGAAACTGAAAAACGAGTTTGAGTTCCAGAAAAACAAAATACAACTTTACAGCCGGCAGGTATTTATTACCGACGAAGTAAAAGACGTAGTGCCGGAGTTCTTGATGTTGCTCCACGGCGTTATCGACTCTCCGGATATTCCGTTGAACGTTTCCCGGAGCTTCTTACAGGCCGACTCGAACGTGAAGAAGATTAATACTTACATCACCAAAAAGGTAGCCGATAAGCTGGCTGATATTTTCAAAAAAGAGCGCGAAAACTTCCAGGAAAAATGGAACGACATCAACGTGTTCGTGAAATACGGCATGTTGAGCGACGATAAGTTCTACGAAAAAGCTAAAGATTTTGCCTTATTGCAAAATACCGATAGCAAGTACTTCACCATTGAGGAGTATAAAGAATACATCCAGGCCAACCAGAAAGATAAAAGCGACAACCTGGTGATTTTGTATACTTCCGACGAAGAAAAGCAGCACGCTTTCGTGGAATCAGCGAAGGACCGCAGCTACGACGTTTTAAAGCTGGACTCCATGATCGATAGCCACTTCATCGGCATGCTGGAGCAGAAGCTGGAAAAAGTAACCTTGAAACGCGTGGATTCCGATACGATTGATAAGCTCATTGAAAAAGATGAAACCAAAGAATCGGTGTTGAGCGAAGACGAGAAAACCCAGCTGAAAGAAATCTACGAAAAGGCCATCAACAACACCAACATGCACGTTTCCATTGAGCCGCTTTCGCCGCAAGACCAACCGGTGGTAATTACTTTACCGGAGTTTATGCGCCGCATGAAAGATATGAGCAAAACCGGTGGGGGCGGGATGCTATTTATGGGCAATATGCCGGATACTTACAACGTAAGTGTTAACGCGAATCATGCCATCAACAACCGGATTTTAAGTGCCCAGGACGACAGCAAAGAAAAAATTGCCAAACAAGCCTTTGACCTGGCTCTTTTATCGCAAAACATGCTGACTGGTCCGGCTTTAACGGCTTTCGTGAAACGCAGCGTGGAGTTGATCGAGAAGGACTAA
- a CDS encoding LysM peptidoglycan-binding domain-containing protein, protein MRNNLLLLLLSLFSLTAQAQTVMVPDNIYFADQRLVISDDARKAIQKQVDALLKYPLYFQAKVGRADTYFPIVSRLFAEEGLPDDFKYLALQESGLVSDAVSTSNAVGFWQFKKEAAADHGLLITPDVDERKHIVNSSRGAAKYFVKNNKVYYKNWYNTLLSYYLGFTGAKAYAKPEHVDSKEMEVNGKTNWYIITFLAHKIAFENFIGKNPAPEVVLQEVPVSVGQSLSDVALSTQTDYAEIQKYNKWLSGSVVPGNKPYTVLVPITNPNQQQAILAANRAQAPVAVPGRNPAASASPAVVTTSNGLKAVIARTGDSADKLAKAGKFSTKRFRQYNDMASHEGVKPGGTYYLERKNSKANTAHYAAAPGEQTWDVAQKFGVKVKSLLWYNRLRKNENLLAGRVMWLQQRRPSNTPIEYQEAQPETPQPQEEEQPLIIANNTPAVPKTQPTATNTTKAPVPKKTVEDKLANIFGVKPNPELPVAVKTAPVEVDENLADVNETVIITEPVATASVIPNAPSKAETETDPTMPADETETTPPVVAEATPDNDLEVETINDTTLASTEEPVLVVAESAPAAKPGNLYPIKKNPVPAPVADASIFKPEPTTTAPQKQPVGSSDSIKAPAPAGNAYPVSVTITEHVVSKGETFYSISRLYDIPVNQLQTWNNLTNLGLAIGQTLRLTAPDGTTVQKPIVAAPAPVITAAAMSAAPVTERALVANAVTTQHVVSSGESMYQISRKYGVTIKEIMEWNKKADFSVSPGEKLTIKPKSSSRR, encoded by the coding sequence ATGAGGAATAATCTCTTACTGCTTCTGTTAAGTTTGTTTAGCCTGACCGCCCAGGCTCAAACGGTAATGGTGCCGGATAATATTTATTTCGCGGATCAACGATTAGTAATAAGCGACGATGCCCGCAAAGCTATTCAGAAACAGGTAGATGCTTTATTAAAGTACCCTTTGTATTTTCAGGCCAAAGTAGGTCGGGCCGATACGTACTTCCCGATTGTGTCGCGCCTTTTTGCCGAAGAAGGTTTACCCGACGATTTTAAATATTTAGCCTTACAGGAAAGCGGTTTGGTATCCGATGCCGTTTCAACTTCTAACGCTGTGGGATTCTGGCAATTTAAAAAAGAAGCCGCCGCTGATCATGGATTATTGATAACGCCCGACGTGGATGAACGCAAACACATTGTAAATTCCAGCCGCGGGGCCGCCAAATACTTTGTTAAAAACAACAAGGTTTATTATAAAAACTGGTACAACACCTTACTTTCGTACTATTTAGGTTTTACCGGCGCCAAAGCTTACGCCAAACCCGAGCATGTAGATAGCAAAGAAATGGAGGTAAACGGAAAAACCAACTGGTACATTATCACCTTTCTGGCCCACAAAATCGCTTTTGAAAACTTTATCGGTAAAAATCCGGCTCCTGAGGTAGTACTGCAGGAAGTTCCGGTGAGTGTGGGCCAAAGTTTAAGCGATGTGGCATTATCAACCCAAACCGATTACGCCGAAATTCAAAAATACAATAAATGGTTAAGCGGTAGCGTCGTGCCGGGCAACAAACCATACACGGTGCTGGTACCCATAACGAACCCGAACCAACAGCAAGCGATTTTAGCAGCTAACAGAGCGCAGGCTCCGGTAGCTGTTCCCGGCAGAAATCCTGCTGCTTCGGCGAGTCCGGCGGTAGTTACCACCAGTAATGGTTTAAAAGCGGTTATTGCCCGCACCGGCGACTCAGCGGATAAGCTGGCTAAAGCCGGTAAATTCAGCACGAAACGTTTCCGGCAATATAATGATATGGCCAGCCATGAAGGTGTGAAACCTGGCGGAACCTATTACTTAGAACGCAAAAATAGCAAGGCCAACACGGCTCATTACGCCGCTGCTCCGGGCGAGCAAACCTGGGACGTTGCCCAAAAATTTGGGGTAAAAGTAAAAAGCTTGTTGTGGTATAACCGTTTGCGGAAAAATGAAAATCTACTCGCGGGCCGGGTAATGTGGTTGCAGCAACGCCGCCCGAGCAATACGCCAATAGAGTATCAGGAGGCTCAACCAGAAACGCCGCAACCGCAAGAGGAGGAACAGCCGCTTATTATTGCTAATAATACCCCGGCCGTTCCGAAAACGCAACCCACTGCTACAAATACCACAAAGGCACCAGTTCCTAAAAAAACCGTAGAAGACAAGTTAGCCAATATATTCGGTGTAAAACCAAATCCGGAACTACCTGTGGCGGTTAAAACAGCTCCCGTGGAAGTAGACGAAAACCTGGCTGACGTAAACGAAACGGTTATTATTACCGAACCAGTTGCCACGGCCTCGGTAATTCCCAATGCACCATCCAAGGCCGAAACCGAAACGGACCCTACCATGCCTGCTGACGAGACAGAAACCACGCCGCCCGTAGTAGCCGAAGCCACCCCGGATAACGATTTAGAGGTAGAAACCATTAATGATACCACGCTAGCCAGTACCGAAGAACCAGTACTTGTTGTGGCCGAATCTGCTCCGGCAGCTAAACCCGGAAACTTGTACCCGATTAAAAAGAACCCAGTTCCTGCGCCAGTAGCGGATGCCAGCATTTTTAAACCGGAGCCAACAACTACAGCACCGCAAAAGCAACCGGTAGGATCATCCGATTCCATTAAAGCTCCAGCACCGGCTGGAAATGCCTACCCGGTTTCGGTTACCATTACCGAACACGTGGTTTCGAAAGGAGAAACTTTTTATAGCATTTCCCGGCTTTACGACATTCCGGTAAACCAACTGCAAACCTGGAACAACTTAACCAACCTGGGTTTAGCCATTGGGCAAACCCTGCGGCTTACGGCACCCGATGGCACTACGGTACAAAAACCAATTGTAGCAGCACCGGCTCCGGTTATTACCGCCGCGGCCATGTCGGCGGCGCCGGTTACAGAGCGCGCCCTGGTAGCGAATGCGGTAACCACCCAACACGTGGTATCTTCCGGCGAATCGATGTACCAGATTTCGCGCAAGTACGGCGTTACCATTAAGGAAATTATGGAATGGAACAAGAAAGCCGATTTCAGCGTATCGCCGGGCGAAAAGCTCACCATCAAACCCAAATCCAGCAGCCGGCGGTAG